A stretch of the Gammaproteobacteria bacterium genome encodes the following:
- a CDS encoding NAD(P)-dependent glycerol-3-phosphate dehydrogenase, with translation MRCTSGMSVDEQPLPILVLGAGSWGSALAMLLARNGYPTFLWSHNAQHAVEMEAQRCNARYLPDIPFPEKLRVVADYTTVITQVRDILIAVPSHAFRDCLKQLAPHLRKEMRIAWATKGLEGGSHQLMHQVFAEVLGDHYPCALVSGPSFAKEVALDQPTAVTVASTDAQFANEFAGYLHKGNFRAYTNDDMVGVEVGGAAKNVLAIATGIADGLGYNANTRAALITRGLAEMMRLGIAAGGEPETFMGLAGLGDLVLTCSDNQSRNRRFGLALGQGKSWQQAVDEIQQVVEGVQAAKEIYELAAEYRISMPITEQVYRVLYEGLDPRDAVQSLLERSPTSELS, from the coding sequence ATGCGATGCACTAGTGGTATGAGTGTGGATGAGCAGCCGCTACCGATCCTAGTGCTAGGGGCCGGCTCTTGGGGGAGCGCCCTGGCAATGCTGCTGGCACGCAATGGCTATCCCACCTTTCTCTGGTCCCACAATGCGCAACACGCGGTGGAAATGGAAGCGCAGCGCTGTAATGCGCGCTATCTGCCCGATATCCCATTTCCGGAAAAATTACGAGTAGTGGCTGATTACACCACGGTGATCACGCAAGTAAGGGATATATTGATTGCCGTGCCCAGTCACGCTTTTCGTGACTGTCTCAAGCAACTGGCTCCCCACCTGCGCAAAGAGATGCGCATTGCCTGGGCGACCAAAGGGCTTGAAGGGGGATCACACCAACTGATGCACCAGGTCTTTGCTGAAGTGCTGGGCGATCACTACCCTTGCGCTCTGGTCTCTGGCCCCTCATTTGCCAAAGAGGTGGCGCTGGATCAGCCCACGGCGGTCACCGTCGCCTCTACCGACGCGCAGTTTGCCAATGAGTTTGCGGGCTATCTGCATAAAGGAAATTTCCGCGCCTATACCAACGACGATATGGTGGGTGTCGAGGTGGGCGGTGCAGCCAAAAATGTGTTGGCCATTGCCACCGGTATTGCTGATGGGTTGGGTTATAACGCCAATACCCGAGCCGCCTTAATCACCCGTGGCTTAGCTGAAATGATGCGCCTGGGGATTGCCGCAGGGGGTGAGCCAGAAACCTTTATGGGTTTGGCCGGGCTGGGGGATTTGGTGTTGACCTGTAGCGATAACCAGTCACGCAACCGCCGCTTTGGTCTGGCACTGGGTCAAGGGAAAAGCTGGCAGCAAGCGGTTGATGAAATTCAGCAAGTGGTTGAAGGCGTTCAAGCGGCGAAAGAGATTTATGAGCTGGCCGCAGAGTACCGGATTAGTATGCCGATTACCGAGCAAGTCTACCGCGTGTTGTATGAAGGACTCGACCCACGGGATGCGGTACAAAGCTTGCTGGAGCGAAGCCCGACATCTGAACTCTCTTAA
- the secB gene encoding protein-export chaperone SecB has product MSEQQAAAPQGQFAIQKIYLKDVSFESPVSPEVFTKKWEPEVNMEINTASKSIAEDVVEVVLNLTITVKLDKKTAYLAEVQQAGIFTIKGLTEAEKGRVIATACPNILFPFGREAVAEIVSKGGFPQLLLAPVNFEAIYAQHQAQQAKAKDEQGQVPSDAMH; this is encoded by the coding sequence ATGTCTGAACAACAAGCGGCTGCGCCGCAAGGTCAATTTGCTATTCAAAAAATCTACCTGAAGGATGTTTCATTTGAATCACCCGTTAGCCCGGAGGTGTTCACTAAAAAATGGGAACCCGAGGTGAATATGGAGATTAATACGGCTAGCAAATCGATTGCGGAAGATGTGGTCGAAGTGGTTTTAAACCTCACTATAACCGTAAAACTGGACAAGAAAACGGCCTATCTTGCGGAAGTTCAGCAAGCGGGTATTTTTACAATCAAAGGGCTGACTGAAGCAGAAAAGGGTCGGGTTATCGCAACCGCATGTCCCAATATCTTGTTCCCGTTTGGTCGCGAAGCGGTTGCCGAAATAGTAAGTAAAGGCGGCTTTCCACAGCTACTGCTAGCACCGGTTAATTTTGAGGCTATCTACGCACAGCATCAGGCACAGCAAGCAAAGGCGAAAGATGAGCAGGGGCAAGTGCCCTCTGATGCGATGCACTAG
- a CDS encoding glutathione S-transferase N-terminal domain-containing protein gives MVEVDVYGTMACPYCVRARQLLDSKRINYRWINVASSTALYTKMTQLSGGQTVPQILINGQPMGGCDEIHALESEGRLDGLLGLSQN, from the coding sequence GTGGTCGAGGTTGATGTGTATGGCACTATGGCGTGCCCGTACTGTGTCCGTGCTCGGCAGCTACTCGACAGCAAGCGCATCAACTACCGCTGGATCAATGTGGCGAGCAGTACCGCTCTGTATACAAAAATGACCCAGTTAAGTGGCGGCCAAACGGTGCCACAAATATTGATTAATGGGCAGCCAATGGGTGGTTGCGACGAAATACATGCTCTGGAAAGTGAAGGGCGGCTTGATGGTCTGCTGGGTTTGAGCCAAAACTAA
- a CDS encoding rhodanese-like domain-containing protein, with the protein MQEFFTFLRAEWMLSITFIVLFIMLLWGVVAPLVHKFSELKPVDIVKLINSDNALVVDVSSENEFINGHIVNSINIPASYLSKRLDKLGNDKERPLIVVCKSGGRAKSASALLCKEGFKNVTVLAGGLMAWQHGKYPLAKGKK; encoded by the coding sequence ATGCAGGAGTTTTTTACGTTTTTAAGGGCCGAGTGGATGCTCAGCATCACATTTATCGTGTTGTTTATTATGCTGTTATGGGGGGTTGTTGCACCTTTAGTGCATAAATTTTCCGAGTTGAAGCCCGTTGATATTGTAAAGCTGATTAACAGTGACAACGCCCTGGTGGTAGACGTGAGTTCTGAGAATGAATTTATTAATGGGCACATTGTGAACTCCATTAATATCCCTGCATCTTATTTAAGCAAGCGCCTTGATAAGCTGGGTAATGATAAAGAGCGACCACTGATTGTAGTTTGTAAAAGTGGTGGGCGAGCCAAAAGCGCAAGCGCTCTTTTGTGTAAAGAGGGTTTTAAAAATGTAACCGTGCTGGCGGGTGGCTTGATGGCGTGGCAACACGGTAAATACCCCCTTGCAAAGGGGAAGAAGTAA